The proteins below come from a single Piscinibacter gummiphilus genomic window:
- a CDS encoding response regulator: MSALPTRQWLAAVLATAGQAGAGTHASAERGRYDPALSQHRGARPMTEGDASVATSVLVVDDEPELRSLLGEYFGRHGFTVRAAADALAARQAIAEAAPDLAILDVNMPGENGLSLARWLRDAHPSVGLVMLTTAGESVDRVVGLELGADDYMPKPFEMRELLARCRAVLRRLKLSQGVVAAAAAAAAESQASRCVRFGACQLDLDERRLFGADGQEIDISAAEFDLLALFARNPNRPLNRDQIMEQAHNRGWDVFDRSIDLRVMRLRRKIETNPDKPEVLKTVRNVGYVFVPAGG; the protein is encoded by the coding sequence GTGAGCGCCTTGCCCACGCGCCAGTGGCTCGCCGCCGTGCTGGCCACGGCCGGCCAGGCCGGTGCCGGCACGCATGCCAGCGCCGAGCGCGGCCGATATGATCCGGCCCTGTCACAGCACAGGGGAGCACGACCCATGACCGAGGGCGATGCGAGCGTGGCCACCAGCGTGCTGGTGGTGGATGACGAGCCCGAGTTGCGCTCGCTGCTCGGGGAATACTTTGGCCGCCACGGCTTCACGGTGCGTGCCGCCGCCGATGCGCTCGCCGCACGCCAGGCGATTGCCGAAGCGGCGCCCGACCTGGCCATCCTCGACGTCAACATGCCTGGCGAAAACGGCCTCTCGCTCGCGCGCTGGCTGCGCGATGCGCACCCGAGCGTGGGCCTGGTGATGCTCACCACGGCAGGCGAGTCGGTCGACCGCGTGGTCGGCCTGGAACTCGGCGCCGACGACTACATGCCCAAGCCCTTCGAGATGCGCGAGCTGCTCGCACGCTGCCGCGCGGTGCTGCGGCGGCTCAAGCTCTCGCAAGGCGTGGTGGCTGCCGCCGCCGCCGCGGCAGCCGAGTCGCAGGCCAGCCGGTGTGTGCGCTTCGGTGCCTGCCAGCTCGACCTCGACGAGCGCCGCCTCTTCGGTGCCGACGGCCAGGAGATCGACATCAGCGCCGCCGAGTTCGACCTGCTCGCGCTCTTCGCCCGCAACCCCAACCGCCCGCTCAACCGCGACCAGATCATGGAGCAGGCCCACAACCGCGGCTGGGACGTGTTCGACCGCTCCATCGACCTGCGCGTGATGCGCCTGCGCCGCAAGATCGAAACCAACCCCGACAAGCCGGAAGTCCTGAAGACCGTGCGCAACGTGGGCTACGTGTTCGTGCCGGCCGGCGGATGA
- a CDS encoding SDR family oxidoreductase: MGSRLQGKVAVITGATSGIGEATARKFAAEGASVVIAGRSVERGEALAKELGERALFKAADVMREADIAALVDTAVQRFGRLDCMFNNAGGNTPGTLDDVTEAQVDYAMKLLFGSALFGIKHAARVMKGQGGGSIINNSSIAAHRLAQGAMLYSSAKAAVSHLTRLMGVQLGPDNIRVNSISPGAIATPIFWGGASTASEEVNAKRLAKLQQNLAHATPTPRAGLADDIANAALFLASDEGSFVNCHDLVVDGGRIWQFNERPREAAAG, translated from the coding sequence ATGGGCAGCAGACTGCAGGGCAAGGTGGCGGTGATCACGGGCGCGACCAGCGGCATCGGCGAAGCGACGGCGCGCAAGTTCGCGGCCGAAGGCGCTTCGGTGGTGATCGCCGGGCGCAGCGTGGAGCGCGGCGAGGCGCTGGCGAAGGAGCTGGGTGAGCGGGCACTTTTCAAGGCGGCCGACGTGATGCGCGAGGCCGACATCGCCGCCCTGGTCGACACCGCCGTGCAGCGCTTCGGCCGACTCGACTGCATGTTCAACAACGCCGGTGGCAACACCCCGGGCACGCTCGACGACGTGACCGAAGCGCAGGTCGACTACGCGATGAAGCTGCTCTTCGGCAGCGCGCTCTTCGGCATCAAGCATGCCGCGCGGGTGATGAAGGGGCAGGGCGGCGGCAGCATCATCAACAACTCCAGCATTGCCGCGCACCGGCTGGCGCAAGGCGCGATGCTGTATTCCAGCGCCAAGGCGGCGGTGAGCCACCTCACGCGATTGATGGGCGTGCAGCTCGGGCCGGACAACATCCGCGTGAACTCGATCTCGCCCGGGGCGATTGCCACGCCCATCTTCTGGGGTGGCGCCTCGACCGCCAGCGAGGAAGTGAACGCCAAGCGCCTGGCCAAGCTGCAGCAGAACCTGGCACACGCCACGCCCACGCCGCGCGCCGGCCTGGCCGACGACATCGCCAACGCGGCGCTCTTCCTCGCCAGCGACGAAGGCAGCTTCGTCAACTGCCACGACCTGGTGGTCGACGGCGGGCGCATCTGGCAGTTCAACGAGCGGCCCCGCGAGGCCGCCGCCGGCTGA
- a CDS encoding ATPase with chaperone activity, with the protein MSDEYQIEIPPSFIALFVPEGRLKPTASFREIRERYEYCEDLANMLTETASTKLWQLGVAESDVLERVGQGLAGGQAGVNEAEAQWVLRRLAELLGWGAP; encoded by the coding sequence ATGTCCGACGAGTACCAGATCGAGATCCCGCCCTCGTTCATCGCGCTCTTCGTGCCCGAAGGGCGCCTCAAGCCCACGGCGTCGTTTCGCGAGATCCGCGAGCGCTACGAGTACTGCGAGGATCTGGCCAACATGCTCACCGAGACGGCGAGCACGAAGCTCTGGCAGCTGGGGGTGGCCGAGTCGGATGTGCTGGAGCGCGTCGGGCAAGGTCTGGCGGGCGGGCAGGCCGGCGTCAACGAGGCCGAGGCGCAGTGGGTGCTGCGCCGCCTGGCCGAGCTGCTGGGCTGGGGCGCGCCCTGA
- the otnI gene encoding 2-oxo-tetronate isomerase produces MPRFAANLSFLYGEHAFLDRFAAARKDGFAAVEYLFPYEHTPALLAEHLREHGLQQALFNAPPGDWAAGDRGIACVPGREAEFRRAIEQALEYAAALQCPRVHVLAGLLPAGAERAPLQALYVRNLAWAAQRAADAGVNLLIEPINRRDMPGYFLNRQDHAHAIVDEVGAPNLQVQMDLYHCQIVEGDLSAKLRQYLPTGRVGHLQVAGVPDRGEPDAGEVNYAYLFELIDALGYTGHVGCEYRPRAGTTAGLGWLRALSPRGS; encoded by the coding sequence ATGCCCCGTTTTGCCGCCAACCTCAGCTTCCTGTATGGGGAGCATGCGTTCCTCGACCGCTTTGCCGCTGCGCGCAAAGACGGCTTCGCGGCGGTGGAGTACCTCTTTCCCTACGAGCACACGCCGGCACTGCTTGCCGAGCACCTGCGCGAGCACGGGCTGCAGCAGGCGCTCTTCAACGCGCCACCGGGCGACTGGGCGGCGGGCGACCGCGGCATCGCCTGCGTGCCGGGGCGCGAGGCCGAGTTCCGGCGCGCGATCGAGCAGGCGCTGGAGTACGCCGCCGCCTTGCAGTGCCCGCGCGTGCACGTGCTGGCCGGCCTCTTGCCCGCCGGGGCCGAGCGTGCGCCGCTGCAGGCGCTCTATGTGCGCAACCTCGCGTGGGCGGCGCAACGCGCGGCCGATGCGGGGGTGAACCTGTTGATCGAGCCGATCAACCGGCGCGACATGCCGGGTTACTTCCTCAACCGGCAAGACCACGCGCACGCGATCGTCGACGAAGTGGGCGCGCCCAACCTGCAGGTGCAGATGGACCTCTACCACTGCCAGATCGTCGAAGGCGACCTGTCGGCGAAGTTGCGCCAATACCTGCCGACGGGGCGTGTGGGCCACCTGCAGGTCGCCGGCGTGCCCGACCGGGGCGAGCCCGATGCAGGCGAGGTGAACTACGCGTATCTCTTCGAGCTGATCGATGCGCTCGGCTACACCGGCCACGTGGGCTGCGAATACCGGCCGCGTGCCGGCACCACGGCCGGCCTCGGCTGGCTTAGGGCTTTGTCGCCAAGAGGTTCGTGA
- a CDS encoding 5'-nucleotidase, with protein MPVTLAGQLVVAISSRALFDFEEENRLFEAQDDRAYMQLQLERVGVPAKPGVAFSLVHKLLAFNAKSPAVEVVILSRNDPVSGMRVFRSAKHYGLPIQRGVFTRGESPWRYLKPLNAHLFLSTNEADVRSALGAGVPAARVYPHSARASDAHPNEVRIAFDGDAVLFSDESERVFQQAGLDAFQAHERDRANLPLAAGPFKPLLEALKTLQNQESAAMRLRTALVTARSAPAHERAIRTLMEWDIDIDEAMFLGGLPKGAFLREFEPDFFFDDQTGHIENALPHVPSGHVAAGVTNLLATKP; from the coding sequence ATGCCCGTCACCCTCGCCGGCCAGCTGGTCGTCGCCATTTCCTCGCGTGCCTTGTTCGACTTCGAGGAAGAGAACCGCCTCTTCGAAGCGCAGGACGACCGCGCCTACATGCAGCTCCAGCTCGAACGCGTGGGCGTGCCCGCCAAGCCGGGCGTCGCGTTCTCGCTCGTGCACAAGCTGCTGGCCTTCAACGCCAAGTCGCCGGCGGTCGAGGTGGTGATCCTGTCGCGCAACGACCCGGTCTCGGGCATGCGCGTCTTCCGCTCGGCCAAGCACTACGGGCTGCCGATCCAGCGCGGCGTGTTCACCCGCGGCGAATCGCCCTGGCGCTACCTCAAGCCGCTCAACGCGCACCTCTTCCTCTCGACCAACGAGGCCGACGTGCGCTCGGCCCTCGGTGCCGGCGTGCCGGCCGCCCGCGTCTACCCGCACTCGGCGCGTGCATCGGATGCCCACCCGAACGAAGTGCGCATCGCCTTCGACGGCGACGCAGTGCTCTTCTCCGACGAGTCCGAGCGTGTCTTCCAGCAGGCCGGGCTCGACGCCTTCCAGGCCCACGAGCGCGACCGCGCCAACCTGCCGCTCGCCGCCGGCCCCTTCAAGCCGCTGCTCGAAGCGCTGAAGACCCTGCAAAACCAGGAGTCGGCCGCCATGCGCCTGCGCACTGCGCTCGTCACCGCGCGCAGCGCGCCGGCCCACGAGCGCGCGATCCGCACGCTGATGGAGTGGGACATCGACATCGACGAGGCCATGTTCCTCGGCGGCCTGCCCAAGGGTGCCTTCCTGCGCGAGTTCGAGCCCGACTTCTTCTTCGACGACCAGACCGGCCACATCGAGAACGCCCTGCCCCACGTGCCCTCGGGCCACGTGGCGGCCGGTGTCACGAACCTCTTGGCGACAAAGCCCTAA
- a CDS encoding globin family protein, with product MTPTQIAHIRRSFTLIEPIAQQAAALFYDNLFTADPQLRRLFQGNMAQQGARLMNMIATAVDLLEAPDALIPALRKLGSRHVNYGVKDEHYATVGAALLKTLRQGLGEAYTDDVHAAWVALYGVVSTTMMEASRTATEAQAA from the coding sequence ATGACCCCCACCCAGATCGCACACATACGCCGCAGCTTCACCCTCATCGAACCCATCGCCCAGCAAGCCGCCGCGCTCTTCTACGACAACCTCTTCACCGCCGATCCTCAACTACGGCGCCTCTTCCAGGGCAACATGGCGCAGCAAGGTGCGCGGCTGATGAACATGATTGCGACGGCGGTTGATCTGCTGGAAGCACCCGATGCGCTCATCCCCGCGCTGCGCAAGCTTGGTAGCCGCCACGTCAACTACGGCGTCAAAGATGAGCACTACGCCACCGTCGGTGCGGCGCTGCTGAAGACGCTGAGGCAAGGTCTCGGTGAGGCCTACACCGATGACGTGCACGCGGCCTGGGTGGCACTGTATGGCGTCGTCAGCACCACCATGATGGAAGCGTCGCGCACCGCGACGGAAGCGCAAGCCGCTTAA
- a CDS encoding GGDEF domain-containing protein — protein sequence MNLDIQTILVVLLANVWATALALPLLMGWQVSSAARLFQGSMVLQGMSWAVFLIAPKLHDRALTSVALGLLALSFAMLWSALQHWLGPRPGQRLMWALVAAIPAVYFLTYPSYPVRVGTSNALYALQMLTICVALAWPAAHIGRRWRGLVLASFAALMVVTLWRGVLGAFFTDAYPFYRATHPVNVAAVFFNHVALSLCTLGLLAAWREEAERELRRQAQTDGLTGLLNRQAFLERAHTLLAHAVRYDEPLTLLMLDIDYFKRINDRHGHAAGDAALQTVSQGLRACTRGGDLVCRYGGEEFCVLMSRASAADALRFDERLRGWLVKFARDTGSELIDYSAGIAVRQPDDHTMDALLLRADAALYQAKAAGRGRLAGNTDGEQKELSFDLAM from the coding sequence ATGAATCTCGACATCCAAACCATCCTCGTGGTGCTGCTGGCCAACGTGTGGGCCACGGCCCTCGCGTTGCCCCTGCTGATGGGCTGGCAGGTGAGCAGCGCTGCCCGGCTGTTCCAAGGCAGCATGGTGCTGCAGGGCATGAGCTGGGCGGTCTTCCTCATCGCACCCAAGCTGCACGACCGCGCGCTCACGTCGGTCGCGCTGGGCCTCCTGGCGCTGAGCTTCGCGATGCTGTGGTCGGCCCTGCAGCACTGGCTCGGCCCACGCCCCGGGCAGCGGCTCATGTGGGCGCTCGTGGCGGCCATCCCGGCCGTCTACTTCCTCACCTACCCGAGCTACCCGGTCCGCGTGGGCACCTCCAACGCGCTCTACGCGCTGCAGATGCTGACGATCTGCGTGGCGCTCGCCTGGCCCGCAGCGCACATCGGCCGCCGCTGGCGCGGCCTGGTGCTCGCAAGCTTCGCGGCGCTCATGGTCGTGACGCTCTGGCGTGGTGTGCTCGGCGCCTTCTTCACCGACGCCTACCCCTTCTACCGGGCCACGCACCCGGTCAACGTGGCCGCGGTCTTCTTCAACCATGTGGCGCTCTCGCTGTGCACGCTGGGCCTGCTGGCCGCCTGGCGCGAAGAAGCCGAGCGTGAGCTGCGTCGCCAGGCACAGACCGACGGGCTCACCGGCCTGCTCAACCGCCAGGCTTTCCTCGAGCGGGCGCACACCTTGCTCGCCCACGCCGTGCGCTACGACGAGCCCCTGACACTTTTGATGCTCGACATCGACTACTTCAAGCGCATCAACGACCGGCACGGCCACGCAGCCGGCGACGCGGCGCTGCAGACGGTCTCGCAAGGCCTGCGCGCCTGCACCCGTGGGGGCGACCTGGTCTGCCGTTACGGCGGTGAAGAGTTCTGCGTGCTGATGTCACGCGCGAGCGCCGCCGACGCACTGCGGTTCGACGAGCGCCTGCGCGGCTGGCTCGTCAAGTTCGCCCGCGACACCGGCAGCGAGCTCATCGACTACAGCGCCGGCATCGCCGTGCGCCAGCCCGACGACCACACGATGGACGCCCTGCTGCTGCGCGCCGATGCCGCGCTCTACCAGGCCAAGGCCGCCGGCCGCGGCCGCCTGGCGGGCAACACCGATGGCGAGCAGAAGGAGCTGAGCTTCGACCTCGCGATGTGA
- a CDS encoding PAS domain S-box protein — translation MGALLDNITARVAVVGRDHCFLYANREALAFYGLPPEQVMGQHLSKVLGDTAYAGYLPWAERLFSGESLRWQGWVEYPTHGRRFLQETMVPFASDGRDVQAIIVFGRDHTELKLREEELAEQIGQLQASEALKAAIVDHALAALISTDGEGRIVEFNPAAEAMFGRLRADVMGRLVSEVIMPERYRSAHEAGIRRMENGGAPRVLGKRMEMHALRADGSEFPIEMVLWRTTVGGTGYYTASLVDVTERHSAAQQIERQRDALRQSEKLSAMGSLLAGVAHELNNPLAIVMGRASLLEEKCDDPALLADVQRIREAAERCGRIVRTFLNMARSKPATRENVSLNDLTRAAAEMLNYSYRSHGVEMRLQLADELPSVKADGDQVGQIVLNLLVNAQQALAACEGERRVLVETGVEARRENREPRVWLRVSDNGPGVPAELRGKLFEPFFTTKPEGIGTGLGLAMSRSLARDHGGDLTLEPTSHHGGASFRLNLPISGEPVHESAPVPLQATDAALQTRVLVVDDESEITELMRDILEAAGYEVATAESGEVALALLETARFDAIVSDLRMPDMDGATLWREVDQHHPRLSRRMLFVTGDTLSPGAREFLRKARCAGLDKPFSKGDLLAAVAKLVE, via the coding sequence ATGGGCGCCTTGCTCGACAACATCACCGCGCGTGTGGCGGTGGTCGGGCGTGACCACTGCTTCCTCTACGCCAATCGCGAAGCCCTCGCTTTCTACGGCCTGCCGCCCGAGCAGGTGATGGGCCAGCACCTGTCCAAGGTGCTGGGCGACACGGCCTACGCCGGCTACCTTCCGTGGGCGGAGCGACTCTTCAGCGGTGAATCGCTGCGCTGGCAGGGCTGGGTCGAGTACCCCACGCATGGCCGCCGCTTCCTGCAGGAAACGATGGTGCCGTTTGCGTCCGATGGCCGTGACGTGCAGGCCATCATCGTCTTCGGCCGCGACCACACCGAGCTCAAGTTGCGCGAAGAAGAGCTCGCCGAGCAGATCGGTCAGCTGCAGGCGAGCGAGGCGCTCAAGGCCGCCATCGTCGACCACGCGCTGGCAGCGCTGATCTCGACCGATGGTGAAGGCCGCATCGTCGAGTTCAACCCGGCGGCCGAGGCCATGTTCGGCCGGCTGCGCGCCGACGTGATGGGGCGCCTGGTGAGCGAAGTCATCATGCCCGAGCGCTACCGTTCGGCGCACGAGGCGGGCATCCGCCGTATGGAAAACGGTGGCGCCCCGCGCGTGCTCGGCAAGCGCATGGAGATGCATGCGCTGCGCGCCGACGGCAGCGAGTTCCCCATCGAGATGGTGCTGTGGCGCACGACTGTTGGCGGCACCGGCTACTACACCGCCTCGCTCGTCGACGTGACCGAGCGGCACAGCGCCGCGCAGCAGATCGAGCGCCAGCGCGACGCGCTGCGCCAGAGCGAAAAGCTGAGCGCGATGGGCAGCCTGCTCGCAGGCGTGGCCCACGAGCTGAACAACCCGCTCGCCATCGTGATGGGCCGTGCCAGCCTGCTCGAAGAGAAGTGCGACGACCCGGCGCTGCTGGCCGACGTGCAACGCATCCGCGAAGCTGCTGAGCGCTGCGGCCGCATCGTGCGCACCTTCCTCAACATGGCGCGCAGCAAGCCGGCGACGCGCGAGAACGTGTCGCTCAACGACCTCACGCGGGCGGCGGCCGAGATGCTGAACTACAGCTACCGCAGCCACGGCGTGGAGATGCGGCTGCAACTGGCCGACGAGTTGCCGAGCGTGAAGGCCGACGGCGACCAGGTCGGCCAGATCGTGTTGAACCTGCTCGTGAATGCGCAGCAGGCGCTCGCCGCGTGCGAAGGCGAGCGGCGCGTGCTGGTGGAGACGGGTGTCGAAGCGCGGCGCGAGAACCGCGAGCCGCGCGTGTGGCTGCGCGTGTCAGACAACGGGCCCGGCGTGCCGGCCGAGTTGCGCGGCAAATTGTTCGAGCCGTTCTTCACCACCAAACCCGAAGGCATCGGCACCGGCTTGGGCCTGGCGATGTCACGCTCGCTGGCGCGTGACCACGGCGGCGACCTCACGCTCGAACCCACCTCGCATCACGGAGGCGCCAGTTTCCGGCTGAACCTGCCGATCAGCGGCGAGCCGGTGCACGAGTCGGCGCCGGTGCCGCTGCAGGCGACGGATGCCGCCTTGCAGACACGGGTGCTCGTGGTCGACGACGAGTCGGAGATCACCGAGCTGATGCGTGACATCCTCGAAGCCGCGGGCTACGAGGTGGCCACGGCCGAGTCCGGCGAGGTGGCGCTGGCGCTGCTCGAGACGGCGCGCTTCGACGCGATCGTCTCCGACCTGCGCATGCCGGACATGGATGGGGCGACGCTCTGGCGAGAGGTCGACCAGCACCACCCACGCCTGTCGCGCCGCATGCTCTTCGTCACCGGCGACACCCTGTCGCCGGGAGCGCGCGAGTTCCTGCGCAAGGCGCGTTGCGCGGGCTTGGACAAGCCCTTCTCCAAAGGCGACCTGCTCGCCGCCGTCGCCAAGCTGGTGGAGTAG
- a CDS encoding DUF6396 domain-containing protein produces MNDVKDIPSTIKAQLAFTCVHESERIPPRDAEADQLYMHARWLVKGNKLQPKQEVFFKIERLVRIANAYGHDKANIELRQLIQSGKTISADRRKEVLDLTESLIARGIPSGYYAMGWYVERGYGVKADPELALKYYRKSADLGSPEGQFLVGDKLGDLEHGRQIADIGMAMWRCAADQRHAEAAGRYAIHLQLERQHTDAMRYYQIAAAVGRSVSASSLADAFSVRDHADPNFGLGQAVDAERERRYRAIADFLHRYDYLNAAVPEIDNIVPLPPAPLPAWDGKFKWLEAFEANIPPPLPTEERIAEMAHAKGLDPKTGRPLSK; encoded by the coding sequence ATGAATGACGTCAAGGACATTCCCTCAACCATCAAGGCGCAGCTGGCGTTTACCTGCGTTCACGAGAGCGAGCGCATTCCGCCTCGCGACGCTGAAGCCGATCAGCTGTACATGCATGCCCGCTGGCTGGTCAAGGGCAACAAGCTACAACCCAAGCAGGAGGTGTTCTTCAAGATTGAGCGGTTAGTGCGCATCGCCAACGCCTACGGCCACGACAAGGCGAACATCGAACTGCGCCAACTCATCCAGTCGGGCAAGACCATCAGCGCCGACCGGCGCAAAGAGGTGCTGGACCTCACGGAGTCGCTCATCGCGCGTGGCATCCCTTCGGGCTACTACGCCATGGGCTGGTATGTGGAGCGCGGCTATGGCGTGAAAGCCGACCCGGAACTAGCACTGAAGTACTACCGGAAGTCAGCTGATCTGGGTAGCCCGGAAGGACAGTTTCTTGTGGGTGACAAGCTGGGAGATCTTGAGCATGGGCGGCAGATTGCCGATATCGGAATGGCCATGTGGCGCTGTGCGGCGGATCAACGGCATGCTGAAGCAGCAGGACGCTACGCGATCCATCTGCAGCTTGAGCGGCAACACACCGACGCAATGCGCTACTACCAGATCGCCGCAGCTGTCGGTCGATCAGTGTCGGCCTCTTCGCTTGCCGATGCATTTTCGGTTCGAGACCACGCCGATCCAAATTTTGGCCTTGGCCAAGCCGTCGATGCCGAGCGGGAGCGTCGATATCGGGCGATCGCGGATTTCTTGCATCGCTACGACTACCTCAATGCCGCGGTTCCCGAGATTGACAACATTGTTCCGCTACCTCCTGCACCGCTACCTGCCTGGGATGGGAAATTCAAGTGGCTTGAGGCGTTCGAGGCAAACATTCCTCCGCCACTGCCCACTGAAGAGCGAATCGCCGAAATGGCCCACGCCAAGGGCCTAGATCCGAAGACCGGTCGGCCGTTGAGCAAGTAG
- a CDS encoding aldo/keto reductase, whose protein sequence is MNYRRLGRSGLQLSELSLGSWVTYANQVDIDAAKEMMAAAYDAGVNFFDNAEAYALGQSEVVMGEALKALKWPRLNYVVSTKFYLGLASPKDRMALNGRATLNRKYLMQAIDGSLKRLQLDFVDLVFCHRPDPGTPIEETVWAMHDMISQGKALYWGTSEWSAGDIRAAYEIAERHHLHKPVMEQPQYHLFHRKRVEKQYLRLYDDMGLGLTTWSPLASGLLTGKYKQGVPDDSRGARRDMAFLVEGLTHEAKNAAVAKLEPVAADLGCSLAQLAIAWAAKNPRVSTVITGASKLSQLQSNLAAADVIPKLTPEVLQRIDEITLKLAD, encoded by the coding sequence ATGAACTACCGCCGTCTGGGCCGCAGCGGCCTGCAGCTGAGCGAGTTGTCCCTGGGCTCCTGGGTCACCTACGCCAACCAGGTCGACATCGACGCCGCCAAGGAAATGATGGCCGCCGCCTATGACGCCGGCGTCAACTTCTTCGACAACGCCGAGGCCTATGCCCTCGGCCAGAGCGAGGTGGTGATGGGCGAGGCGCTGAAGGCCCTGAAGTGGCCGCGCCTCAACTACGTGGTGTCGACCAAGTTCTACCTCGGCCTCGCGTCGCCGAAGGACCGCATGGCCCTGAACGGCCGCGCCACCCTCAACCGCAAGTACCTGATGCAGGCCATCGACGGCTCGCTCAAGCGCCTGCAGCTCGACTTCGTCGACCTCGTCTTCTGCCACCGACCCGACCCCGGCACGCCGATCGAAGAAACCGTGTGGGCCATGCACGACATGATCAGCCAAGGCAAGGCGCTCTACTGGGGCACGAGCGAGTGGAGCGCAGGCGACATCCGTGCCGCCTACGAGATCGCCGAGCGCCACCACCTGCACAAGCCGGTGATGGAGCAGCCGCAGTACCACCTCTTCCACCGCAAGCGCGTCGAGAAGCAGTACCTGCGCCTCTATGACGACATGGGCCTGGGCCTCACCACCTGGAGCCCGCTCGCAAGCGGCCTGCTCACCGGCAAATACAAGCAAGGCGTGCCCGACGACAGCCGCGGCGCGCGGCGCGACATGGCCTTCCTGGTCGAAGGCCTCACGCACGAAGCGAAAAACGCTGCGGTAGCGAAGCTCGAACCCGTGGCCGCCGATCTCGGCTGCAGCCTGGCGCAGCTCGCCATCGCCTGGGCCGCGAAGAACCCGCGTGTGAGCACCGTCATCACCGGCGCGTCGAAGCTGAGCCAGCTGCAGAGCAACCTGGCGGCGGCCGACGTCATCCCGAAGCTCACGCCCGAGGTGCTCCAGCGCATCGACGAGATCACCCTCAAGCTCGCCGACTGA
- a CDS encoding amidohydrolase family protein — MPTLHLLTRRAATAALAAVLFMPALASAAPAYAGPLFDAHLHYNVEAVDPHPIDDVLGRMQRSGVRAVIANSRPNDGTKALAAAREATKKAGVTVVPFVRLYRNRADYTGWPTDPSIVDMVLRELAAGTAAGPYRGLGEFHLYDSKNADGPTARRLMQLAQERDLVVLAHVDDVAVEKLFAHAPKARMIWAHTGIGGVPIERVRALLDKHPTLYGELSYRPGLTVDDGKLSAAWKALLSEKPERFFVGSDTWTNGRWPEYENLMREARAWLGGLPPAAARRIAWENGAAMFGLTSP; from the coding sequence ATGCCCACGCTCCACCTGCTCACCCGCCGCGCTGCGACCGCGGCCCTGGCCGCCGTGCTGTTCATGCCGGCGCTTGCGTCGGCCGCGCCCGCGTATGCCGGCCCGCTCTTCGATGCGCACCTGCACTACAACGTGGAAGCCGTCGACCCGCACCCCATCGACGATGTGCTCGGCCGCATGCAGCGCAGCGGCGTGCGCGCCGTCATCGCCAACAGCCGACCCAACGACGGCACCAAGGCGCTCGCCGCGGCGCGCGAGGCCACGAAGAAGGCCGGCGTCACCGTCGTGCCGTTCGTGCGCCTCTACCGCAACCGCGCCGACTACACCGGCTGGCCCACCGACCCGAGCATCGTCGACATGGTGCTGCGCGAGCTGGCCGCCGGCACCGCAGCCGGGCCGTATCGCGGGCTCGGCGAGTTCCACCTCTACGACAGCAAGAACGCCGACGGCCCGACCGCCAGACGCCTGATGCAGCTCGCGCAGGAGCGCGATCTCGTGGTGCTCGCGCACGTGGACGACGTGGCGGTGGAAAAGCTCTTCGCGCATGCGCCGAAGGCCCGCATGATCTGGGCCCACACCGGCATCGGCGGCGTGCCCATCGAGCGGGTGCGGGCGCTGCTCGACAAGCACCCCACGCTGTACGGCGAGCTGTCGTACCGGCCGGGCCTGACGGTCGACGATGGAAAACTGAGCGCCGCGTGGAAGGCGCTGCTGAGCGAGAAGCCCGAGCGATTCTTCGTCGGCTCCGACACCTGGACCAACGGCCGCTGGCCCGAGTATGAAAACCTGATGCGCGAGGCGCGCGCCTGGCTGGGCGGCCTGCCGCCGGCCGCGGCCCGACGCATCGCGTGGGAGAACGGCGCGGCCATGTTCGGGCTGACGTCGCCTTGA
- a CDS encoding alpha-ketoglutarate-dependent dioxygenase AlkB gives MQPGLFADLPPALPDGAAYEDDFLSRDEEAALLPLIGTLPLQEAKYKDYTARRRVVSYGGVFDYDTMELKPAGELPASFHWLRERAARWLGVEPADFVHALVAEYRPGTPLGWHRDVPQFECVVGISLAAPTRLRFRPYRRDTPEKVQRADIVTVELQPRSIYKLTGPARWAWQHSVPPVEALRYSITLRTPRGVMPRGFKPTLR, from the coding sequence ATGCAGCCGGGCCTCTTCGCCGACCTGCCGCCTGCGCTGCCCGACGGCGCGGCGTATGAAGACGACTTTCTCTCGCGCGACGAAGAGGCCGCGCTGCTGCCGCTGATCGGCACGCTGCCGCTGCAGGAGGCGAAGTACAAGGACTACACCGCACGCCGCCGCGTGGTGAGCTACGGTGGGGTGTTCGACTACGACACCATGGAGCTCAAGCCGGCCGGCGAGCTGCCCGCTTCATTCCACTGGCTGCGCGAGCGGGCCGCGCGCTGGCTCGGTGTCGAGCCGGCCGATTTCGTGCATGCGCTGGTCGCTGAATACCGCCCGGGCACGCCGCTCGGCTGGCACCGCGACGTGCCGCAGTTCGAGTGCGTGGTCGGGATCTCGCTCGCCGCGCCGACGCGCCTGCGCTTCAGGCCGTATCGGCGTGACACGCCGGAGAAGGTGCAGCGCGCCGACATCGTGACTGTCGAACTGCAGCCCCGCTCGATCTACAAGCTCACCGGCCCGGCGCGCTGGGCCTGGCAGCACAGCGTGCCGCCGGTGGAGGCGCTGCGCTACTCGATCACCTTGCGCACGCCGCGTGGGGTGATGCCGCGCGGGTTCAAGCCCACGCTTCGCTGA